One genomic region from Patescibacteria group bacterium encodes:
- the ftsA gene encoding cell division protein FtsA, with protein sequence MINEIITGLDVGSSAVRIVVGQKDSPEAKLRIVGIAEVPSAGVNKGVITSIDDASNAISACLEKAERMVGIPLEQAWVGVSGPNILSQSSKGVVAVSKVDGEIKEEDVERAIEAAKTVVSPPNYEILHVIPKTFTVDGQGGMKDPIGMTGIRLEVDTQIIQGLSSQVNNLTKCIYRTGLDIEDLVFSILAASEAVATNRQKELGTVVINIGSSTTSLIVFEEGEVIHTAVLPIGGDHITADIAIGLRISIDTAEKIKIEYGSALSREFNKKEEINLAELGSEEGVVSLRYVAEIIEARAEEIFDKVDNELKKIDRSGLLPAGAILTGGSVKLRGIVEVAKKQLRLPAAIGHAKEIISAIDKTNDISFTTAVGLVLWGEQILSQNKSSKLTQFVSRFKSIDKATGQIRKWFKNLLP encoded by the coding sequence ATGATAAATGAAATTATTACCGGTTTGGACGTTGGCTCTTCGGCAGTGAGGATAGTGGTTGGGCAAAAGGATTCTCCGGAAGCAAAATTGCGGATTGTTGGTATTGCCGAAGTTCCTTCAGCCGGTGTAAATAAAGGAGTAATCACCAGCATTGATGATGCCAGCAATGCTATTTCGGCTTGTTTGGAAAAGGCCGAGAGAATGGTAGGCATACCGCTGGAACAGGCCTGGGTGGGAGTTTCGGGTCCTAATATTTTATCCCAAAGCAGTAAGGGAGTGGTGGCCGTTTCCAAGGTTGATGGAGAGATAAAAGAGGAGGATGTTGAACGCGCTATCGAGGCAGCCAAGACCGTAGTCAGTCCGCCAAACTACGAAATACTTCACGTGATTCCCAAAACCTTTACCGTTGATGGACAAGGAGGGATGAAGGACCCTATTGGTATGACCGGCATAAGATTAGAGGTGGATACACAAATTATTCAGGGTCTTTCCTCACAAGTTAATAATTTAACTAAATGTATTTATCGGACCGGTTTGGATATAGAGGATTTAGTTTTTTCTATTTTAGCCGCTTCTGAAGCAGTAGCGACAAATAGACAAAAAGAACTTGGAACCGTGGTCATAAATATCGGCAGTTCCACGACCAGCCTTATTGTTTTTGAAGAAGGAGAGGTCATCCACACCGCCGTCTTACCTATCGGCGGAGATCATATAACTGCCGATATTGCCATAGGGCTAAGAATCTCTATTGACACAGCGGAGAAAATAAAAATTGAATACGGGTCGGCTCTTTCGCGGGAGTTTAACAAAAAAGAAGAAATCAATTTAGCGGAACTCGGGTCGGAAGAGGGCGTGGTTTCTCTGCGTTACGTGGCCGAAATAATTGAAGCCCGCGCGGAGGAAATTTTTGATAAAGTTGATAATGAACTTAAAAAAATAGACCGCAGTGGTCTTCTGCCCGCCGGAGCTATTTTAACCGGAGGGAGTGTTAAGTTACGGGGGATAGTGGAGGTGGCTAAAAAACAGTTGCGCTTGCCGGCGGCCATTGGGCATGCCAAAGAAATAATATCCGCGATTGATAAGACGAATGATATTTCTTTCACTACCGCAGTCGGTTTAGTTTTATGGGGTGAGCAGATTTTATCGCAGAATAAATCAAGTAAATTAACTCAATTTGTTTCGCGTTTTAAAAGTATTGATAAAGCGACGGGCCAGATAAGAAAATGGTTTAAAAATTTGTTGCCCTAA
- the ftsZ gene encoding cell division protein FtsZ, whose translation MKEVKPEVETFAKIKVVGVGGSGGSAVNRMVKSNIQGVEFIAINTDVQALHYSQAPTKLQIGKTVTRGLGAGMNADLGRQSAEENQNEIRDVLKGADMVFITCGLGGGTGTGAAPIVAQLSREIGALTVAVVTKPFSFEGAQRRELAEKGLDNLRDKVDTIITIPNDRLLQIIDKRTSLLEAFSIVDNVLEQGVRGISEIITVPGLINVDFADVKAVMADTGSALMGIGCAKGEARAVEAAKAAVSSPLLESSIEGAKGILFTIAGSPDLGMHEVDEAAKIVTSSADPSAKIIFGAVIDKEMKDEVKVTVVATGFDNRDLSHLIGNNISRVEQNNYQPTTFVQSKVNKPSVEEKKEERQPVARKEFIKKPLKRDFTVKSNEFKKNIVGEEDEDLEIPAFIRRKMM comes from the coding sequence ATGAAAGAAGTTAAACCAGAAGTGGAAACTTTTGCTAAAATTAAAGTAGTCGGCGTGGGCGGAAGCGGCGGTTCGGCTGTCAATAGAATGGTGAAATCAAATATCCAGGGTGTGGAATTTATTGCTATTAATACCGATGTCCAGGCTCTTCATTATTCCCAGGCCCCGACCAAATTACAGATCGGTAAGACGGTGACGCGAGGATTAGGCGCAGGCATGAATGCGGATTTAGGAAGACAATCGGCCGAAGAAAATCAAAATGAGATCAGGGATGTCCTGAAGGGGGCGGATATGGTTTTTATCACTTGCGGTTTGGGTGGAGGAACAGGTACGGGAGCTGCTCCAATTGTCGCCCAACTTTCTCGGGAGATAGGCGCTTTAACTGTGGCGGTGGTGACTAAGCCGTTTTCTTTTGAAGGAGCCCAGAGAAGAGAATTGGCGGAAAAAGGCCTGGATAATTTAAGAGATAAAGTAGACACGATAATTACCATACCTAATGATCGCCTGCTTCAGATTATAGACAAAAGGACCTCTTTGTTGGAAGCTTTTTCAATAGTAGATAACGTATTGGAACAAGGCGTGCGCGGTATATCGGAAATCATCACCGTCCCCGGGCTTATTAATGTTGATTTTGCCGATGTAAAAGCCGTTATGGCTGATACTGGCTCGGCTTTAATGGGAATCGGCTGCGCTAAAGGAGAAGCGAGAGCAGTAGAAGCGGCTAAGGCGGCCGTTTCTAGTCCGCTTTTGGAATCTTCTATTGAGGGCGCCAAGGGGATACTTTTTACTATTGCCGGTAGTCCCGATTTGGGCATGCACGAAGTAGATGAGGCCGCTAAAATTGTTACTTCCTCTGCCGACCCAAGCGCTAAGATTATCTTTGGCGCGGTGATTGATAAAGAGATGAAGGACGAAGTAAAAGTTACGGTGGTGGCTACGGGTTTTGACAACAGAGACTTGTCTCATTTAATCGGCAATAATATCAGTCGGGTGGAACAAAATAATTATCAGCCGACCACTTTTGTGCAATCTAAAGTTAATAAGCCGTCGGTTGAAGAAAAAAAAGAAGAAAGGCAGCCAGTCGCCCGAAAGGAATTTATCAAGAAACCGTTAAAAAGAGATTTTACTGTCAAAAGCAATGAGTTCAAAAAAAATATCGTCGGCGAAGAAGACGAGGATTTAGAAATTCCAGCCTTTATCAGAAGAAAAATGATGTAG
- the nrdR gene encoding transcriptional regulator NrdR, with translation MHCPVCNNIDTKVNDSRLTSDNLGIRRRRECLKCGFRFSTIEEMEILDLTVTKRNGEKEAYSREKIERGLKKALEKRPVMAEDFKKLIHNIERDIQKKKKREITSKEIGEIIMKKLKNFDEVAYIRFASVYRSFEDVETFQRELNNLLRPSSRSAAVKKKNLWRKKSKK, from the coding sequence ATGCATTGCCCTGTTTGCAATAACATTGATACTAAAGTAAATGATTCGCGTTTAACTTCTGATAATTTAGGTATCCGACGGCGTCGAGAATGTCTAAAATGCGGGTTTAGATTTTCCACCATAGAAGAGATGGAAATTTTAGATTTGACAGTAACAAAAAGAAATGGCGAGAAAGAGGCTTACTCCCGGGAAAAAATTGAGCGGGGGCTAAAGAAAGCTCTGGAAAAAAGGCCGGTTATGGCCGAGGACTTTAAAAAGCTTATTCATAATATTGAGCGCGATATCCAGAAGAAAAAGAAGCGCGAAATCACCAGCAAGGAAATTGGCGAGATAATAATGAAAAAATTGAAAAATTTTGACGAAGTCGCTTACATCCGTTTTGCTTCAGTTTATCGTTCCTTCGAAGATGTGGAGACCTTTCAGAGAGAGTTAAATAACCTTTTAAGGCCGTCGTCCCGTTCAGCGGCCGTAAAGAAGAAAAATTTATGGAGGAAGAAATCAAAAAAATAG
- a CDS encoding MGMT family protein produces the protein MRDFKKSVLALTARIPSGRVTTYKILSHAAGHSGAWRAVANVLAKNKNYKEIPCHRVIKSDGSLGEYNRGVKKKRKLLLEEGVRVGKKKIVELERNLYYFKFNKNK, from the coding sequence ATGCGCGATTTTAAAAAGTCGGTTTTAGCCCTCACCGCCCGGATACCTAGCGGCAGAGTTACAACCTATAAAATTTTATCCCACGCCGCCGGTCACTCTGGGGCCTGGCGCGCCGTGGCTAATGTTTTGGCAAAGAATAAAAATTATAAAGAGATACCTTGCCATCGCGTTATAAAGTCAGATGGGAGCTTGGGGGAGTATAATCGGGGAGTAAAAAAGAAAAGAAAATTGTTATTGGAGGAGGGGGTGAGGGTAGGGAAGAAAAAGATAGTTGAATTGGAGCGGAATTTGTACTATTTTAAGTTCAACAAAAATAAATAA
- a CDS encoding trypsin-like peptidase domain-containing protein, whose product MSEQQFYSFKKIIVVAILVSLVVGGITGGVAGVILGSLAKTAPEWLSGFGLELKNNGDDSIKEKNKIVTVEEESATIDAVKKVSPSVVSIVITKDLSKIYNLTGPNIFPFDDFFEFGFPSNNNGTDSGDGNSDVEKTEVGGGTGFIISADGLILTNKHVVSDNEASYTVITSGGERYEAKVLSEDFLNDIAILKIDAKNLPVVEFGNSDDLEIGQTVIAIGNTLAEYRNTVTKGVISGIDRKVTAGDGLGQSEVIEGAIQTDAAINPGNSGGPLINLSGQVIGVNTAINRSGQLVGFAIPINSVKPAIESVKTYGKIIRPFLGVRYVLLNEQIAKANNLSVDYGALIIRGRNTTDLAIIPGSPADKAGLVENDIILEINGQKIDAETNLARQIVKYQPGEEVEMKIYNKGEEKIVKVKLEEYKENQ is encoded by the coding sequence ATGTCTGAACAACAATTTTATTCATTCAAAAAAATAATTGTCGTCGCCATTTTGGTGAGTTTAGTTGTTGGAGGAATTACCGGAGGTGTAGCCGGAGTTATCTTGGGGAGTTTGGCAAAAACCGCTCCGGAGTGGCTTAGCGGTTTTGGTTTAGAACTTAAGAATAACGGCGATGATTCAATTAAAGAAAAGAACAAAATTGTAACCGTGGAAGAAGAGTCGGCAACCATTGACGCGGTAAAAAAAGTTTCTCCGTCGGTTGTCAGTATAGTAATCACCAAAGATTTAAGTAAAATTTATAATTTGACCGGTCCCAATATTTTCCCCTTTGACGATTTTTTTGAGTTTGGTTTCCCCTCTAATAATAATGGCACTGATTCGGGAGACGGTAATTCGGATGTAGAGAAAACAGAAGTCGGCGGCGGGACGGGATTTATTATTTCAGCCGATGGTCTCATTTTAACTAATAAGCACGTAGTTTCTGATAATGAAGCGAGCTATACGGTTATTACGAGCGGTGGGGAACGTTATGAAGCCAAAGTTTTAAGTGAGGATTTTTTAAATGATATTGCTATTTTAAAAATAGATGCCAAGAATCTGCCGGTAGTGGAGTTCGGCAATTCCGATGATTTGGAAATAGGTCAGACCGTTATTGCTATTGGCAATACTTTGGCAGAATATAGAAATACCGTCACTAAAGGAGTTATCAGCGGAATTGACAGAAAGGTGACCGCCGGTGACGGGCTGGGTCAAAGCGAGGTGATAGAAGGCGCGATTCAGACTGATGCAGCTATTAATCCGGGCAATTCCGGCGGGCCACTCATCAATTTATCTGGGCAAGTTATAGGTGTTAATACTGCCATCAACCGTTCGGGGCAACTCGTGGGGTTCGCTATCCCGATAAACAGCGTAAAGCCGGCGATTGAAAGTGTCAAAACATACGGGAAAATAATCAGGCCGTTTTTAGGAGTGCGCTATGTTTTATTAAACGAACAAATTGCTAAAGCTAATAATCTTAGCGTTGATTACGGAGCTTTAATTATTCGCGGCAGGAATACGACCGATTTAGCTATTATCCCGGGAAGCCCGGCGGATAAGGCGGGCCTAGTGGAGAACGATATTATTTTGGAAATTAACGGTCAGAAAATAGATGCGGAAACTAATTTAGCTCGCCAGATAGTCAAATATCAGCCCGGCGAGGAAGTAGAAATGAAGATTTATAATAAGGGCGAGGAGAAAATAGTAAAAGTGAAGTTAGAAGAATATAAGGAGAATCAGTAG
- the prfB gene encoding peptide chain release factor 2 (programmed frameshift), whose amino-acid sequence MSDVLNKFFELQKRVKETRRLLDHVQKLQKLKELEREMAEPEFWSNQKKAKKISQQFTELEEELEIWGKLSGEINDLIEILKSSPADKEISKESGKRLADLERRFSGLEFALLFRGKHDRANAILSINAGAGGVDAQDWAEMLLRMYSRFAERKGWQVKILEESRGNEAGIKSVTIQMAGTYAYGWLKSEAGVHRLVRISPFDAAKMRHTSFSSVEVLPELETAEIKIDPNDLRIDTFMSSGHGGQGVNTTYSAVRIVHIPTGLSAACQNERSQAQNKEMALKIIAAKLQTFLENEQKKEREKIRGEVKPAEWGSQIRSYVLHPYKMIKDHRTGFETSEVREVLDGELEKIIEAYLRAGIRQYFY is encoded by the exons ATGTCTGACGTTTTAAATAAATTTTTTGAACTCCAAAAACGGGTCAAGGAAACACGGAGGTTGCTT GACCATGTCCAAAAGCTGCAAAAACTAAAGGAGCTGGAAAGAGAGATGGCTGAACCGGAGTTTTGGTCTAACCAAAAAAAAGCAAAAAAGATTAGCCAACAGTTTACGGAGTTAGAGGAAGAGCTGGAAATTTGGGGAAAATTATCAGGGGAAATAAATGATTTGATTGAGATTCTAAAATCTTCACCTGCGGACAAAGAAATTTCAAAAGAGTCGGGGAAAAGATTGGCGGATTTAGAAAGGCGGTTTAGCGGATTGGAGTTTGCTTTGCTTTTTCGTGGTAAGCATGACCGAGCTAACGCTATTTTGTCTATTAATGCCGGTGCCGGAGGGGTTGACGCGCAGGATTGGGCAGAAATGCTTTTAAGGATGTATTCAAGGTTTGCCGAAAGGAAAGGTTGGCAGGTCAAAATTTTAGAAGAAAGCCGCGGGAACGAGGCAGGCATAAAAAGTGTTACGATTCAGATGGCCGGCACTTACGCGTACGGCTGGTTAAAATCCGAAGCCGGAGTTCATCGTTTGGTGCGTATTTCGCCTTTTGACGCGGCCAAGATGCGCCACACCTCATTTTCTTCCGTGGAAGTTTTGCCCGAATTGGAGACTGCGGAAATAAAGATAGACCCAAACGATTTAAGAATAGATACTTTTATGTCTTCCGGACATGGCGGGCAGGGAGTCAATACTACTTATTCGGCGGTGCGGATTGTCCATATCCCAACGGGACTAAGCGCCGCTTGTCAGAATGAACGTTCGCAGGCGCAAAATAAAGAAATGGCTTTGAAAATTATCGCCGCCAAATTGCAAACTTTTTTAGAAAACGAGCAGAAGAAGGAAAGAGAAAAAATTCGCGGGGAGGTTAAGCCGGCGGAGTGGGGCAGTCAGATTCGTTCCTATGTTTTACACCCTTATAAAATGATTAAGGACCATCGCACCGGCTTTGAGACAAGTGAGGTTAGGGAGGTGCTGGATGGAGAATTAGAAAAGATTATTGAAGCATATCTGAGAGCCGGAATTAGACAGTATTTTTATTAA
- a CDS encoding NAD-dependent epimerase/dehydratase family protein: MSRVLVTGGAGFVGSHLVDALIKKDFKVVAVDDLSTGKKSNLNPRAKFYKLDISGPKLENVFKKEKPDYVFHYAAQMDVRKSVADPLFDARVNILGGLNVIANAQKYKIKKIIFASSGGAVYGESSLLPTPESAPTNPVCPYGVSKLAAEKYLCYFWKQFGIPYVALRFANIYGPRQRSDGEAGVVAIFISKILQGEQPIINGDGRQTRDYVYIDDVVKASLVALKKSAAGSYNIGTGRETDVNKIFKLIAKNFAYPVKVIRGPAKPGEQRRSVLDARKIKKELGWSPRISIEEGIKKTAEWIKKFKIKNGKLQ, encoded by the coding sequence ATGTCCAGAGTTTTAGTTACCGGCGGAGCGGGATTTGTCGGTTCTCATCTCGTTGATGCGTTGATTAAAAAAGATTTTAAAGTTGTAGCGGTTGATGATTTATCAACCGGCAAAAAATCCAATCTTAACCCCCGCGCTAAATTTTATAAATTAGATATCTCCGGCCCGAAGCTGGAGAATGTTTTTAAAAAAGAAAAACCAGATTACGTTTTTCACTACGCCGCCCAGATGGACGTGAGAAAATCGGTGGCCGACCCTTTATTTGACGCGCGCGTCAATATCTTGGGCGGGCTGAATGTTATTGCTAACGCGCAAAAATATAAAATCAAAAAAATAATTTTTGCTTCCTCCGGAGGGGCGGTATATGGAGAATCCTCACTCTTGCCAACGCCGGAGAGCGCCCCCACCAACCCCGTGTGCCCTTACGGTGTCAGCAAACTCGCTGCCGAAAAATACCTGTGTTATTTTTGGAAGCAATTTGGTATTCCTTACGTCGCGTTGCGTTTCGCCAATATCTACGGGCCTCGCCAACGGTCAGACGGCGAGGCAGGAGTGGTGGCTATTTTCATCAGTAAGATTTTGCAGGGCGAACAGCCAATTATTAACGGCGACGGACGGCAGACGAGGGACTATGTTTATATTGATGACGTGGTTAAGGCCAGTTTGGTGGCTTTAAAAAAATCAGCCGCTGGTTCTTATAACATCGGTACTGGGCGGGAGACGGATGTAAACAAAATTTTTAAACTCATTGCGAAAAATTTCGCGTATCCGGTAAAAGTAATCCGCGGCCCCGCTAAACCGGGCGAGCAGAGGAGGAGTGTTCTTGATGCCCGAAAAATAAAAAAAGAATTGGGCTGGTCGCCGCGAATTTCCATTGAAGAGGGGATTAAAAAAACAGCAGAGTGGATAAAAAAATTTAAAATTAAAAATGGAAAATTACAATGA
- a CDS encoding four helix bundle protein: protein MENYNEKLKIDIKKRAYIFSLEILRFLRGLDRKDWILEVMTKQLLRCATSIGANIIEAQAASSRKDFINFLTVALKSANETKYWLGLLRDGQKLDIDKLLKEVDELSKILAAIIMSAKGKR from the coding sequence ATGGAAAATTACAATGAAAAATTAAAAATTGACATCAAAAAGAGGGCCTATATTTTTAGTTTAGAAATATTGCGATTTTTGCGGGGTTTAGATAGGAAAGATTGGATACTTGAGGTAATGACTAAACAACTGCTCCGTTGCGCTACAAGCATTGGTGCCAATATTATTGAGGCGCAGGCCGCTAGTTCAAGGAAAGATTTTATTAATTTTCTCACCGTCGCCCTAAAATCAGCTAATGAAACAAAATATTGGCTCGGCTTACTGCGCGATGGTCAAAAATTAGACATCGACAAACTTTTAAAGGAAGTAGATGAACTTTCTAAGATACTTGCTGCTATTATTATGAGTGCAAAAGGTAAAAGATAA
- the rsmA gene encoding 16S rRNA (adenine(1518)-N(6)/adenine(1519)-N(6))-dimethyltransferase RsmA, translated as MMNLSSLSFIRQLCIDNGISPQKHRGQNFLVDKNVLDKMLRLAEVKKTDTILEIGPGFGVLTEALARQAKKVVAVELDKKIFPILKNTFRGHKNIILVNEDILKFRVTSYKFQDLGYRLIANLPYSITSAVLQKFLTDEPRPKDIIILIQWDVAERILAKPGEMSLLAISVQLYGQPEILMKVRPGSFWPKPGVESALLKIEVGERHGGSKEDFDDRLFWQVVKAGFRAKRKQLVNNLSRNLEISKETAVKWIIAAGLDPKIRAEGLSVEDWLRLAKITPIKA; from the coding sequence ATGATGAATCTTTCTTCTCTTAGTTTTATTCGCCAACTATGCATTGATAATGGCATCAGCCCGCAAAAACATCGCGGGCAGAATTTTTTAGTGGACAAAAATGTGCTGGATAAAATGTTGAGGTTAGCCGAGGTCAAAAAGACGGATACAATCTTGGAGATTGGCCCGGGCTTCGGCGTTTTGACCGAAGCGCTGGCGCGCCAAGCCAAAAAAGTTGTGGCCGTGGAGTTGGATAAAAAAATCTTCCCGATTTTAAAGAATACCTTTAGGGGCCATAAGAATATAATATTAGTTAACGAGGATATTTTAAAATTTAGAGTTACAAGTTATAAGTTTCAAGATTTGGGTTATCGCCTCATTGCCAACCTGCCATACAGCATTACTTCCGCCGTTTTACAAAAATTTTTGACAGACGAACCTCGCCCCAAGGATATAATTATATTAATCCAGTGGGACGTTGCCGAGCGCATTTTGGCCAAACCGGGCGAGATGAGCTTACTCGCCATAAGCGTCCAATTGTACGGCCAGCCGGAAATTTTAATGAAAGTGCGACCCGGAAGTTTTTGGCCAAAGCCGGGGGTAGAGAGCGCCCTTTTGAAAATCGAAGTAGGGGAAAGGCATGGAGGGTCAAAGGAAGATTTTGATGACCGCCTTTTTTGGCAGGTAGTTAAAGCCGGGTTTCGGGCAAAAAGAAAGCAATTGGTAAATAACTTGTCTAGGAATTTAGAAATATCGAAAGAAACGGCAGTAAAGTGGATAATTGCGGCCGGGTTGGACCCCAAGATAAGGGCGGAAGGGTTAAGCGTGGAAGATTGGCTAAGGTTAGCTAAAATTACTCCAATTAAAGCATAA